From Mesorhizobium sp. Pch-S:
GCAGTGTCGAGAGCGCGGCAATAGCGGCTGGAAAGCACCTGGTCGATCGGGGCGGCGCGTGCTGCGAACAGCGCGCCGATCTTGCGCGCCTGCTGTTTGCCTCGTTCAGACAGCTTCTGCTGGGTCGCGCATTTCTCGATGTCGAAGCCGGCTGGATCGCCATTGCCGGTCACCATGGCGTGGCGGAGCAAAACGACGTGGCCGCCAGCCCTGAGCAGTGCCCAGCCCGCATCCGTGGCGGAGGCGGGGAGGGGTGTCAGGAAAAGCAGCAGGACAAGGAGAAAGCGAAACATCAGGAACCTTTCCGCCGTCCCATCGACGCCGGTATGGGTCATATAGGGATCGCAAAGCCGGCAGGAAGGCAAGCAGGTCCAGGTTTGCCGGCTGCGACAACAGACATGCGCCACAGATGCGTGGGGCGTGGCTGTTGCAGGACTGGCATCGCTCTCCTATCAGTCGACTGTCGAGGGAAATGATGTCGCCGCTTACCGAAACCGTCCTGTTCGTCTTCGGCCTTGTGGCGCTGGGCTACGTCGCCGGGCTCACAGGGTATCTCAAGGCACAAAGCGCGGAAGGCGTGGCCGAGTTCGCAGTCGGCGTTGCCATGCCGCTGCTGTTGTTCGAGACCATGGTCAATTCCGATTTTCATGGTTCGGCACCATGGATACTGTGGGGAACCTATTTTTCTGCCGTCGCGCTGACCTGGTTGGCCGGTCATCTGGTCACCACGCGCCTGTTTGGCCGCGACAGCCGCACCGGCATTGTCGGTGGCGTTTCCGCTGCCTACTCCAACGTCGTTCTGCTTGGTGTGCCATTCATCCTTGGCGTCTATGGAAGGCAGGGGTTCGAGGTGCTGTCCCTGCTGGTCTCGGTGCACCTGCCGATCATGATGATGGCCTCGATCGTGTTGTTTGAACTGTTCGGCGACGGCAAGACCACGGGGCTGCATCCGTTACGGGTGCTGCGTCGCTTCCTGCACAAGCTGCTGATCAACCCGCTCATCATTGGTATCCTGGCCGGTCTCATCTGGCGCCTTACCGGCATTCCGCTGCCTGGACTGGTGTCGCGGCTGGCTGAGGCGCTGGGAGGAACGGCGGCTCCGGTGGCCCTGTTCGCCATGGGCCTTGGACTCAACCGCTTCGGCATCACCGGCCACATCGGCCCGGCTGTTGCCCTTTCGGTGCTGAAGTTGTTCGTGATGCCTGCGATTACGCTGCTTCTGGTGTGGCTGGCCGGTCTGCCGCCGCTGACTGCGCAAGTCGCCGTTCTGGTGGCTGCCCTGCCGTCAGGCATCAATTCTTATCTGATTGCCGTACAATTCGAGACCGGCCAGGGACTCGCTTCCAACCAGATGACGCTCGCCACGGCCTGCGCGGTCATCACGACGTCGTTCTGGCTGGCCGTCACGACCGTGGTGTTTGGCTAGGGCTGGATTTGTGCTGGCCCAGTGCTTAGGTTGAGCCATGGCGATTGATCGTTGGGCCGGCTCTGGAGTAAGAGCGGTGGTCCAGTTGCGGCAGTGACGCCGAAAACACCCATCGACCTATTCATGACCGGTCCGCACGCGGCCGAAGGGAGGCTAGACCATGCTTCAGAAAACCAGCCATTTCATGCGGCAGGCCAATCTCATCAACGGCGAATGGGTACAGGCCGATTCCGGCCAGACCATCGACGTGACCAACCCCGCCAACGGCCTGAAGATCGGCACCGTGCCGAAGGCCGGCGCCACCGAGACCCGCCGTGCCATCGAGGCCGCCCACGCAGCGTTTCTCACCTGGCGCAAGACATCGGCGCTCGAGCGCTCGAAGCTGCTGCGCAAGCTGCACGACGCCATCATGGACAATCAGGACGCACTGGCCGAACTGCTGACCACCGAGCAGGGCAAGTCGCTGTTCGAGGCCCGCGGCGAGGTCGGCTCGTCGGCGGCCTATGTGCTGTGGTTCGCCGAAGAAGGCCGCCGCACTTATGGCGATGTCGTGCCGTCGCCCTGGGCTGATCGGCGCATCATCGTGACCAAGGAGCCGGTCGGCGTCGTCGCCGCCATCACGCCCTGGAACTTCCCATCCTCCATGCTGGCCCGCAAGCTCGGACCGGCACTGG
This genomic window contains:
- a CDS encoding histidine phosphatase family protein, coding for MFRFLLVLLLFLTPLPASATDAGWALLRAGGHVVLLRHAMVTGNGDPAGFDIEKCATQQKLSERGKQQARKIGALFAARAAPIDQVLSSRYCRALDTAGIAFEDNKAEKFEPLDLLSKDSGAAATQNAAVIKEVESFTGDGNLVMITHLENIQALTGAGAREGEAVIVGVDGEKLRVLGRIIF
- a CDS encoding AEC family transporter yields the protein MSPLTETVLFVFGLVALGYVAGLTGYLKAQSAEGVAEFAVGVAMPLLLFETMVNSDFHGSAPWILWGTYFSAVALTWLAGHLVTTRLFGRDSRTGIVGGVSAAYSNVVLLGVPFILGVYGRQGFEVLSLLVSVHLPIMMMASIVLFELFGDGKTTGLHPLRVLRRFLHKLLINPLIIGILAGLIWRLTGIPLPGLVSRLAEALGGTAAPVALFAMGLGLNRFGITGHIGPAVALSVLKLFVMPAITLLLVWLAGLPPLTAQVAVLVAALPSGINSYLIAVQFETGQGLASNQMTLATACAVITTSFWLAVTTVVFG